GGATTCTTCTGCGACAACACCATCGTGATCGCCGCCGTCAACGTCGTCTTCCCGTGATCCACGTGTCCGATCGTTCCCACGTTCACGTGCGGCTTCGTCCGCTCAAATTTCTGCTTCGCCATCCTTCAATCTCCTCCGTCCGCGCGGGCCAAGGCCCGGACGCGCCGGTTCAGACTCCCTTTACCTTCGCGACGATCTGCTCCGCCATCGCGGCGGGCATCTCCTCATACCGCGAGAACTGCATCGAGTAGACCGCGCGTCCCTGCGTGATGGAGCGCAGCCGTGTCGAGTATCCGAACATCTCCGAAAGCGGCACCGACGACGCGACGACGCGCGCGTCCGACCGCTGGAACATCCCTCCGATGCGCCCGCGCCGGGAGCTCAGGTCGCCGATGACGTCTCCCATATATTCCTCGGGCACCACCACCTCGACGTCCATGATCGGCTCGAGCAGCTTGGGGATGGCCTTAGCGGCCGCCTCCTTGAACGCCATCGATCCCGCGATCTTGAACGCCATCTCCGACGAGTCCACCTCGTGGTACTGCCCGTCGATCAGCGACACCTTGATGTCCACGACGGGATAGCCGGCCATGATGCCGTTCTCCATCGCGTCGATGATGCCTTTCTCCACCGAGGGGATGTACTCCCTCGGAATCGCGCCGCCCCGAATCTCGTTCTCCCATACGAAGCCGCCGCCCGGAGGCATCGGCTCCAGCATGATCGTGACGTCGGCGAACTGGCCGCGGCCGCCCGTCTGGCGCGCGAAGCGGGTGCGCTGCTCGACCTTCCTGCTGATCGTCTCTTTATAGGCAACCTGCGGCTTTCCGATGTTGGCCTGCACGTTGAACTCGCGGACCATCCGGTCGACGAGGATCTCGAGGTGAAGCTCGCCCATCCCCGAGATCAGCGTCTGGCCCGAGTCCTCGTCCGTCTTCACGCGGAACGTCGGGTCCTCGTCCTGGAGCTTCGCGAGCGCGTTGGACATACGCTCCTCGTCCGACTTGGTCTTCGGCTCGATCGCGACCTGGATCACCGGCTCGGGGAAGTGCATCGCCTCGAGGATGATCGGATGATCCTTCTCGCAGAGCGTGTCGCCGGTGTGGACGTTCTTGAGCCCCACCGCCGCGGCGATCTCGCCGCAGAACACTTCCTCGCGCTCCTCGCGCTTGTTCGCGTGCATCTCGACCACGCGGCCCAAGCGCTCTCCCTTTTCCTTGTTCGCGTTATAGATGTGCATGCCGGGCCGAATCTTTCCGGAGTACACCCGGAAGAAGGTCAGCTTTCCGACATAGGGGTCGGTCATGATCTTGAACGCGAGCGCCGCGAAGTGCTCCTCGTCCGAGGCCTTCCGCTCTTCGGGCTCCATCGTGTCCGGGTTCAGTCCCTTGACCGGCGGCATGTCCGCGGGGGCGGGGAGGTAGGCCACGACGGCGTCGAGAAGCTTCTGGATTCCCTTGTTCTTGAACGCCGTCCCGCCCAGCACCGGAACGATCTTTCCCGCGAGCGTGCCCTTGCGGATGGCCCGCCGGATCATGTCCGAGTCCGAGTCCTTCCCTTCGAGATAGAGGTGCAGGAGCTCGTCGTCGTACTCCGCGACCGCTTCGAGCATGTGGTGCCGTTGCTCGGCGGCGGCGGCGGCCAGATCGCGCGGGACTTCTCCCTCGATATAGGTGGCGCCCAAATCGTCGCTCTCGTAGGTGATCGTCTTCATTTCGATGAGATCAATCATCCCTGTGTAGACGTCTCCGACATGGATCGGCATCTGGAGCGGTACCGCGGTCGCGCCCAGTCGATCCCTCATCATGCCCACCACGAAATTGAAGTCCGCGCCGACGCGATCCAGCTTGTTGACGAACGCGATGCGCGGAACGTTGTACTTGTCCGCCTGCCGCCAGACCGTCTCAGACTGCGGCTCAACGCCGCCCACGCCGCAAAACACGGCGACGGCGCCGTCCAGCACGCGCAGCGAACGCTCCACTTCGACCGTGAAGTCGACGTGGCCGGGCGTGTCGATGATGTTGACCTGGTGATCCTTCCAGAAGCAGGTCGTGGCCGCCGATGTGATGGTGATGCCCCGCTCGCGCTCTTGCTCCATCCAGTCCATGGTCGCGGCGCCGTCATGGACTTCACCCATCCGATGCACCTTCCCCGTGTAATAGAGGATGCGCTCCGTCAGGGTCGTCTTGCCGGCATCGATGTGGGCCATGATGCCGATGTTGCGCATATGAGAAAGATCGAACTGCCTGGGCACTCCGAAACCGTCCTTAACCGCTTACCAGCGATAGTGAGCGAACGCCTTGTTGGCCTCCGCCATCTTGTGCGTATCTTCCCGCTTCTTTACAGCTCCGCCTTCATTCTTCGACGCTGCGATGACCTCGGCGGCGAGCCGTTCGGCCATCGTGTGATCGGGCCGGCTGCGGGAGTACTGGATGAGCCACCGCAGCGCGAGCGCCGTCCGGCGGTCCTGGCGAACCTCGACTGGAACCTGATACGTGGCGCCGCCGACGCGCCGTGACTTCACCTCGAGAACCGGCTTCACGTTGGTCATGGCCGCCTTGAGCGTGGTCAAGCCGTCCTGACTGATCTTCTTCTCGATGATGTCCATCGCGCCGTAGAAGATGCGCTCCGCCGTGCTCTTCTTTCCCGCCATCATCAGACAGTTGACGAAGCGGGTGACGAGCACGTTGTTGTAGCGCGCATCCGGCTGAAGCTCGATTCGATGGATCTTCGCTGCGCGACGCATAGGCTACTGGGCCTTCTTTCTCTTCGTGCCGTACTTGGAGCGGCTCTGCTGGCGACCCTCGACGCCGGAGGCGTCCAGCGTTCCGCGGACCACGTGGTAACGCACGCCGGGGAGGTCCTTGACGCGGCCCCCCCGGATCAAAACGATGGAGTGCTCTTGCAAGTTATGCCCCTCGCCCGGGATGTAACACGTCACTTCCATCCCGTTCGTGAGGCGAACGCGGGCCACCTTGCGGAGCGCCGAGTTCGGCTTCTTCGGCGTGGATGTATAGACGCGCGTGCAGACGCCGCGTTTCTGCGGAGCCCCTTTCAAGGCCGGCGATGCGGTCTTCGAGAGCTGCATCTTTCGGCCTTGTCGCACGAGCTGGTTCAGGGTCGGCACTAAATTTCTCCCACTGTTGGTTTCAGGCGCAAAGACTCGGCATACTAAGGAGTTCCGCCGATCGGGTCAAGCACTTTTTACCTCTTCCTCGACCGGGGACGGTTTCTCCACCTCATCTTCATCATCTTCAACGACTTCGATCCCGCGATAGCGCGAGATTCCGGTCCCGGCCGGGATCAGGTGACCGATGATCACGTTCTCCTTGAGCCCACGCAGGTGGTCGGTCATCCCGAGCACCGAAGCCTCAGTCAACACACGAGTTGTCTCCTGGAACGAGGCCGACGAGATGAAGCTCTGCGTGGAGAGCGAGGCCTTCGTAATTCCAAGCAATAGCGGCTGATAGGTGGCCGGCTGGCCGCCTTCCGCCTCCACGCGCGTCTGCTCGATCTTGAGCAGGTTCTTGTCGACCTGCTCCCCCTCCAGGAAGTTCGTGTCGCCCGGATCCTCGATTCTGACCTTTTGAAGCATCTGCCGGACGATGACCTCGATGTGCTTGTCGTCGATCCGCACTCCCTGCAGCCGGTAGACCTCCTGAATCTCGTTCACGAGGTACTCCTGCACCGCCTGGATCCCCTTGATCTTGAGGGTGTCGTGCGGGTTCACGGGCCCTTCCGTCAGCCGGTCCCCGGCGTGGACGTAGTCGCCCTCCTGGACGTGGAGATGCTTCCCCTGCGGGATCAGGTATTCCTTCTGCTCGCCCGAGTCCGCGGTGACGACGAGCTTCTTCATTCCACGGCTCACGCCGCCGAATTCCACGCGCCCGTCGATTTCCGAGACCGTCGCGGCGTCCTTCGGCTTCCGCGCCTCGAACAGCTCGCTCACGCGGGGCAGACCGCCCGTGATGTCGCGCGTCTTCGAGATCTCGCGCCGGATCTTGACCACCGCCTCGCCGGCCGTGACCTCCTGCCCGTCGCGGACCAAAAGCCGCGCGCCGGTCGGGAGCGGATAGCTCGCCACCCGCCGATCGTTCTTGCCCACGATGTCGACGTGTGGATGGAGCACCTTCTCGCGGTCGTCGATGATGACCATGAGCCGAAGCCCCGTGTTCTCGTCCACCTCGTCCCGGACCGTGACCTTCTCCTTGATATCAACGAAGCGCACCGTTCCGGGCTTCTCGGTGAGAATCGGCGTATTGAACGTGTCCCATTCGAAGAGGTCGTCGCCCAACGCCACGTCGGAGCCGTCCCGGAGGTGCACGGTGGCGCCGTAGGGCGGCGAGTAGCGGTGGCGGATCTTCCCGTCGGTGCCATGGAGCTCGATCTGCCCCTTGTGCCCGACGACCACAAGCGACCCGTTCGACCGCTCGACGGTCTCGAGGTCGCGGAACGTGACCTTGCCGACCGTCTTGGCCTTGATCTTCGACTGCTCGACGATGCGGCCCGCCACGCCTCCGATGTGGAACGTCCGGAGCGTGAGCTGCGTTCCCGGCTCCCCGATCGACTGCGCCGCGATGACGCCGACCGCCTCGCCCAGATCGACCATCCGACCCGTCGCGAGGTTGCGTCCGTAGCACTTCGCGCACGCGCCGCGCGGCGCCTCGCACTTCAGAACCGAGCGGATCGCCACCTTCTCGATGCGCCCGCTTTCCTCGATCGCGGCGGCCGCGACCTCGTCGATTTCCCCGCCGGCCCGCACGAGGACGTCGCTGGTGTTCGGATCCACGATGTCCTCGATCGCGACCCGCCCGAGCACGCGGTCACCCAGCGGCTCGATGATTTCCTCGCCTTCCTTGAGCGCTCCCACTTCCAATCCGTTCACGGTGCCGCAGTCGTCGATGTTGATGATGACGTCCTGGGCCACGTCCACGAGACGGCGCGTGAGATATCCGGCGTCCGCGGTCTTGAGCGCGGTGTCGGCCAGGCCCTTGCGGGCGCCGTGGGTCGAGACGAAGTACTCCAACACCGTGAGGCCTTCCTTGAAATTATGGATAACCGGCGTCTCGATGATCTCGCCGAGACCGCCCGTGATCTTCTTCTGAGGCTTCGCCATCAGCCCGCGCATGCCGGCGAGCTGGCGGATCTGCTCCTTCGTGCCGCGCGATCCCGAATACGCCATCATGTAGATCGGATTGAACCCGTCCCGGTCCTTCGCGAGACCCTGGAACGTCTCCTCCTCGACCTCGGTGGTGACGAGCGTCCAGGTATTGATGACCTGGTTGTACCGCTCGCCGTCCGTGATCACCCGCTGCTGGTACTGGCGGTTGATGTGCGCCACGTCGGTCTGGGCGCGCGCGATGATCTCCGGCTTCCGGGGCGGGATCATGATGTCGTCGATCCCCACCGTGATGCCGGCCTGGGTCGCGTACGTGAACCCGAGGCTCTTGAGCGAGTCGAGAAGCAGCGCGGTGGTCCTGTCGCCGAGCGCCCGGTGGCAGTCGCTCACCAGCTGCTCCAGCGCCTTCTTGTCCATCTCATCGTTGTTGAACGCGATCCCCCACGGCACGAGCGCCTCGTTGAAGAGGACCCGGCCGACGGTGGTCTCGATCCGCTCGCCGTTGATGCGGCAGACGATTTGGTCGTGGAGTCCCGCCTGCGCGTGATCGTAGGCCGATCGAACCTCTTCCATGCTCCCGTACATCTTCGCCCTCTTGCCCTCGGGCAGAGGCCGCGCCTTCGTCATGTAGTTACACCCGAGCACGATGTCCTGGCTGGGCGACGCGACCGGCCGGCCGTTCGAGGGGAGCAGGATGTTGTTCGTCGAGAGCATGAGCATCCGCGTCTCGATCTGCGCCTCGAAGGAGAGCGGCACGTGCACCGCCATCTGATCGCCGTCGAAGTCCGCGTTGAACGCCCCGCAGACCATCGGGTGGATGCGGATCGCCTTCCCCTCGACCAGCACCGGCTCGAACGCCTGGATTCCAAGGCGGTGGAGTGTCGGCGCGCGGTTCAAGAGGACGGGGTGGCCCGTGATGATGTCGCCGAGGATGTCCCAGACCTCCGGGCGCTCGCGCTCGACGAGCCGCTTCGCGCTCTTCACGGTCTGGACGAATCCCTTGTCCTCGAGCTTCCGGATGATGAACGGCTTGAAGAGCTCCAGCGCCATGTTCTTCGGAATGCCGCACTGGTGGAGCTTGAGCTCGGGGCCGACGACGATGACCGAGCGGCCCGAGTAATCCACCCGCTTTCCAAGCAGGTTCTGGCGGAAGCGCCCCTGCTTGCCCTTGAGCATGTCCGAGAGCGACTTGAGCGGCCGGTTGCCCTGACCGCGCACGGCCCTGCTGCGGCGGCCGTTGTCGAAGAGCGCGTCGACCGCTTCCTGGAGCATCCGCTTCTCGTTCCGGAGAATGACCTCCGGCGCCCGGATGTCGATGAGCGTCTTGAGCCGGTTATTCCGATTGATGACGCGGCGGTAGAGATCGTTCAGATCCGACGTCGCGAACCGCCCGCCCTCGAGCGGGACCAGCGGCCGAAGATCCGGCGGCAGCACCGGGATCACGCCGAGGATCATCCACTCCGGACGGTTTCCGCTCTGGCGGAACGCCTCCACGATGCGGAGCCGCTTCAGCGTCTCCTTCTTCCGCTGCACCGAGTTTTCGATCTTGGCGATGGCGCGAAGCTCGGCCGACAGCTCGTCGAGATCAATCTCTTGTAAGAGATCCCGGATCGCCTCGGCGCCCATCTTGGCCGTGAGCGTGATCGTCTCGTCCTGCGTCAGCTCGTAGTACTCGTCCTCCG
This window of the Candidatus Eisenbacteria bacterium genome carries:
- the tuf gene encoding elongation factor Tu (EF-Tu; promotes GTP-dependent binding of aminoacyl-tRNA to the A-site of ribosomes during protein biosynthesis; when the tRNA anticodon matches the mRNA codon, GTP hydrolysis results; the inactive EF-Tu-GDP leaves the ribosome and release of GDP is promoted by elongation factor Ts; many prokaryotes have two copies of the gene encoding EF-Tu) — its product is MAKQKFERTKPHVNVGTIGHVDHGKTTLTAAITMVLSQKNP
- the fusA gene encoding elongation factor G; amino-acid sequence: MPRQFDLSHMRNIGIMAHIDAGKTTLTERILYYTGKVHRMGEVHDGAATMDWMEQERERGITITSAATTCFWKDHQVNIIDTPGHVDFTVEVERSLRVLDGAVAVFCGVGGVEPQSETVWRQADKYNVPRIAFVNKLDRVGADFNFVVGMMRDRLGATAVPLQMPIHVGDVYTGMIDLIEMKTITYESDDLGATYIEGEVPRDLAAAAAEQRHHMLEAVAEYDDELLHLYLEGKDSDSDMIRRAIRKGTLAGKIVPVLGGTAFKNKGIQKLLDAVVAYLPAPADMPPVKGLNPDTMEPEERKASDEEHFAALAFKIMTDPYVGKLTFFRVYSGKIRPGMHIYNANKEKGERLGRVVEMHANKREEREEVFCGEIAAAVGLKNVHTGDTLCEKDHPIILEAMHFPEPVIQVAIEPKTKSDEERMSNALAKLQDEDPTFRVKTDEDSGQTLISGMGELHLEILVDRMVREFNVQANIGKPQVAYKETISRKVEQRTRFARQTGGRGQFADVTIMLEPMPPGGGFVWENEIRGGAIPREYIPSVEKGIIDAMENGIMAGYPVVDIKVSLIDGQYHEVDSSEMAFKIAGSMAFKEAAAKAIPKLLEPIMDVEVVVPEEYMGDVIGDLSSRRGRIGGMFQRSDARVVASSVPLSEMFGYSTRLRSITQGRAVYSMQFSRYEEMPAAMAEQIVAKVKGV
- the rpsG gene encoding 30S ribosomal protein S7, with product MRRAAKIHRIELQPDARYNNVLVTRFVNCLMMAGKKSTAERIFYGAMDIIEKKISQDGLTTLKAAMTNVKPVLEVKSRRVGGATYQVPVEVRQDRRTALALRWLIQYSRSRPDHTMAERLAAEVIAASKNEGGAVKKREDTHKMAEANKAFAHYRW
- a CDS encoding 30S ribosomal protein S12 is translated as MPTLNQLVRQGRKMQLSKTASPALKGAPQKRGVCTRVYTSTPKKPNSALRKVARVRLTNGMEVTCYIPGEGHNLQEHSIVLIRGGRVKDLPGVRYHVVRGTLDASGVEGRQQSRSKYGTKRKKAQ
- the rpoC gene encoding DNA-directed RNA polymerase subunit beta' — translated: MQELFGIKSPLATERQRFSLTRPDERDVRTRRLSFNSIRIMLASPETIRSWSHGEVTKPETINYRSFKPERDGLFCEKIFGPVKDWECNCGKYKRIRYRGVICDRCGVEVTQAKVRRERLGHINLAVPVSHIWYFKAVPSRIGHLLDMSIRDLERVLYYESYVVIEPGTSGLKKKQLISEDEYYELTQDETITLTAKMGAEAIRDLLQEIDLDELSAELRAIAKIENSVQRKKETLKRLRIVEAFRQSGNRPEWMILGVIPVLPPDLRPLVPLEGGRFATSDLNDLYRRVINRNNRLKTLIDIRAPEVILRNEKRMLQEAVDALFDNGRRSRAVRGQGNRPLKSLSDMLKGKQGRFRQNLLGKRVDYSGRSVIVVGPELKLHQCGIPKNMALELFKPFIIRKLEDKGFVQTVKSAKRLVERERPEVWDILGDIITGHPVLLNRAPTLHRLGIQAFEPVLVEGKAIRIHPMVCGAFNADFDGDQMAVHVPLSFEAQIETRMLMLSTNNILLPSNGRPVASPSQDIVLGCNYMTKARPLPEGKRAKMYGSMEEVRSAYDHAQAGLHDQIVCRINGERIETTVGRVLFNEALVPWGIAFNNDEMDKKALEQLVSDCHRALGDRTTALLLDSLKSLGFTYATQAGITVGIDDIMIPPRKPEIIARAQTDVAHINRQYQQRVITDGERYNQVINTWTLVTTEVEEETFQGLAKDRDGFNPIYMMAYSGSRGTKEQIRQLAGMRGLMAKPQKKITGGLGEIIETPVIHNFKEGLTVLEYFVSTHGARKGLADTALKTADAGYLTRRLVDVAQDVIINIDDCGTVNGLEVGALKEGEEIIEPLGDRVLGRVAIEDIVDPNTSDVLVRAGGEIDEVAAAAIEESGRIEKVAIRSVLKCEAPRGACAKCYGRNLATGRMVDLGEAVGVIAAQSIGEPGTQLTLRTFHIGGVAGRIVEQSKIKAKTVGKVTFRDLETVERSNGSLVVVGHKGQIELHGTDGKIRHRYSPPYGATVHLRDGSDVALGDDLFEWDTFNTPILTEKPGTVRFVDIKEKVTVRDEVDENTGLRLMVIIDDREKVLHPHVDIVGKNDRRVASYPLPTGARLLVRDGQEVTAGEAVVKIRREISKTRDITGGLPRVSELFEARKPKDAATVSEIDGRVEFGGVSRGMKKLVVTADSGEQKEYLIPQGKHLHVQEGDYVHAGDRLTEGPVNPHDTLKIKGIQAVQEYLVNEIQEVYRLQGVRIDDKHIEVIVRQMLQKVRIEDPGDTNFLEGEQVDKNLLKIEQTRVEAEGGQPATYQPLLLGITKASLSTQSFISSASFQETTRVLTEASVLGMTDHLRGLKENVIIGHLIPAGTGISRYRGIEVVEDDEDEVEKPSPVEEEVKSA